From Calliphora vicina chromosome 3, idCalVici1.1, whole genome shotgun sequence:
aaagtaaaataaataataagctCATTAATTTACCTTCGCAATTTGTCGATTTTATAAATGACTCACGAAGAAATCCACATCCGTTAAAAGTACATCATTTAGATCATACATACTTTCTTGATTACGATTCGCTTCCAAAGAGATACCTATCTATTCGACCACGTAAAGAATAGCTATTTGATGCATATTatgcattaaaaattttactaatttaaattcatttataggTAAAAAATGAGATCCCACGGTAAACATGATTCGTGTCTTGGCATACGACAACACTggaatcatttattttaaaacaaatattgcaGATGAATATGCGATTCTTCCACAACGAACAGCAAAAAATTTCACTGATAAAGAACCTTGTCGACTACATACCCAAAGATTAAAAGTTTCGAAGAAGAAATGGGAACATCTTCAAGACCTCAAATCTATACTTccattccatttgaaaattaaatataattttgttaacattctatactgaagtattttttctttttctaaaataaattattacatacatatttaatgaaattaatacttttttagttttttatcatttgaaatattaaattaatagatattttaaaatatttatgtactgTGTAAATACAatgaatttgaataaattttgtttttaataaaattactaaaaaacatgtttattaCTTAATAAAGTGGGAAGAATACTTATATTCTAATAACAAAATCACCATTTCTCATGTTTAATGTTGTTACGtctttttgtttcagaaaatcgAATGCCAAAAAGGCGTAACAAccataacttaaaaaatattaacaaaaaataaaaaaaatcttaagaaatAAGTCTGTAGTCGTGTTTTAAGCAagacaataaaatatgtattttaaatctaaaatatctttaattccacaaagttttttgcttctcctataaaaaaataaaaagtgttgttacgcccttttgcatattaggtgacgatatgggggtaagtatataaattaatcACAAGTCATACCTATAATAAaagttatttcaatttaaattaaatatcttCTGCATAAACTAACCATTCTAACAAGACTAAAATGCCAAAATCCTAAgaagtttttatatagaaattgagtcattctttttattatacaaaaatttaactaatttcGCATACATacgaaaaaaatacaattgctttaaaatatatttagctttaaaagtttttttaataaggaTATACGAAAGCTACAATAGTCCttattcaaattaatgaaacGAAAACATATAATTACTTacaatcaaatagaaaaaaacactaccaagttttagaaatttttttttttaatatgacacTTTTACCTATCAGGATATATGGGATCGTTGAGCCAGTTTTTAAACATCGCATTTTTCTTCAATATCTCAATTTATAACAGTgtgttaactttaaaataataaatataaaatttgacaatAATCAAAAgattattttgcttttacatTAGCGTGTCATGGTCTTTTGCAATTTATAGTTAAATCTATAAAAGCTGTAACttgattatttcatttattgaatattttggttcaatatgaACACATTTTTTGAGTGTATAAATACCCGctggtatttttatttttgtgtgtttttatcaTTCCACTATACATTTCATTACTTTATTTAGGATGAAACGAAATTCCTTAAATGTGACAAAAacgaatttgtaaatattttatagttagATTTAGAATGCATGTACATCCCAGCAAAAtctttaattacaaaataagctgaaaaataATGGGAACTGGACGAGATGTCTCAAAAGTCAGCGATTTTAACTTGTCCTGCAATTTGTCCTGAATTTTGGAACGCTTACCCTCtattatttgtataccctacaccaccatagtggcgagggtataatgcgtttgtgcagatgtttgtaacgcccaaaaatattaatctaacacccaccttaaagtataccgatcgacttagaatctgagtcgattaaacgatgtccgtccgtccgtctggtcggctggctggctggctgtccatgtaaaccttgtgcgcagagtacaggtcgcaattttgcagatatttcaatgatatttggtacatattattttttcggctcaagaaccaagcctattgaaactgactgaaatcgcttaaaaatgttggtatacatacaaaattcaacatagttaactttaatatagacataaatcacacgacctaatttcatggtgatcggtccataattggtcatagcccccatataaggcccacttccgaaaatcaatcaaaaatataaattattgaaattttaaaagaaaaatgtttttgctcttttactaagtgtagggtattatatggtcgggcttgaccgatcatactttcttacttgttatatatatatatatatataaaactatagataaatatgaaattttgtctttctatcatgattgcaacccgttgcaatttgcaatttaatttaaaagaatcgaaatgtgtacgtaattgtcgttctaattagatataaaacacaaaaattggtttaaaaatgttaaagttattaaaaaatcgccaggccattaatgtgtttcaggccactagaacaagaaatgtaggaataaaattaacatattttgagaaatattaaaataaaagcttattattacttaaaatatatccatatttacttgtatatgagtttatgTCTtcttaggataccgttaacctattcgcaggtatagccaaaaaaaatcatttttttaacggaagtttcaaaactccattttaaaatttttgaaaattttgttaaactaatttcagaattttttgatcatcacattgggatttattgagaacataataggaaataaaaatatgaaaacagacactttaatggcctggcgattttttaataactttaacattttttaaccaatttttgtgtttcatatcttattagaacgacaattccgtagacatttcgattcttttaaattaaattgcaaaagtaattatttaatgcaaaattaaaaaaaagtgaaaaatagcagttttccccttgtaaatgcacctcaaaactaaatcgcaagtcggtaCGGGTTCAATCATGATTGAAAGacaaagttttatatttataaaaaaataggtatgcgttccaaaatttccaaaaaaaaaaaaatttgggacactctaatgtacgtAGATCCACATTATTTTTTGGCTGGTACACAATTTGAACGCACGAACAACAGCCATTAGTGCTTGTTAATATGGCACCTTACTTCGCCACTGGttttcacacaaaaataaaaatcaacatatGTAAGTTGAAATCGCGATCTTATGTTTAGATTTATACTTGATTTGCATTATTTAgtagttatatttaaaattgtaagtgAATTTTTTGCTGGGATAGAGATGTATGAATGTACGTGTATATATTCATACTATTAAATGAACATACAAGCAATGCACATGTTCGACAcaattacataaatataaacatcTAATACATCAATTactaattaaattacaaaacttCTATACGAATttatctattattggatattaacttattttgtatataaacgaAACATTTGTAACAACAGTCGTTCACTCATCTGCTTCAGTTCGTCATAAGAAAATAGCAGCATCAGTAGCAGTTCAAGTGATTTTGTTTCAAAGGATTTAATAGTTACTTTGTAAAGAAAACATCAAACTCTTTCAGTATTTGATAAAACAAATAACTCAgaatgaagtttttaatttttgtaatactcCTGACGGCGGCTACAGCTTTTGCAAGTACGCATGTAAATGTTTCATTCACTCAACATCATTCAAGTTCTGGCTCCAAATTATCCGAATCACGAAATGATCAAGTTCAACTTAAAGCATCTGACTcttttgaacaatttaataatgacGATCAAAATGGCCGTTTCGCTAGGATACAAGAAGACAGAAAAGAAAgcattgattttaaaaataatcagaAAGTTGAGTCAGATGCCAATTTCGTCGGTTCGAACTCACAGAACCATCAGCGAAGCTTTTACACTTCCAATCACGGAGTTCACCAGAACCAGGATCAGTTTGAGAACATAAGCCCGCAGGACAAGCAAAACATGGAGTTTGAAcgctacatacaaaattatcatAGTGGACCTACTGTTGAGACCGTaagtaaaatttataacagaaaTATTTATGATTAGGCGAATGatgtaaaatacaaattaaaaccaTTTCCGAATGAAAGCATTTGTCAAAAAGATTATTATTATGACATTTACTTATGACTAGTTTTGTACTTTAAAGCCTTCAGTaatatttcttttgttattgtttaggTATATGAATCAGCGAAACCAGAAATGCAACATTCTTTGACTGCTTCAGCTGATCACGAAGGGAGCCAACGTGTTTCGAAGTTTGAGCGACTCGTTGCACCACCCACAAAAGCAGATAGTGTTCAATCTCCCTCTGATGAAATTAAACCGAGCACTGCCTCACTGAATTTACCATCTTCATCTGCGTCATCGTCATTATCGCCATCTGTACCAAGTGTAGCCGTAAGTTCTACGAATGGTAAGAGTTTTAATGTAAACCTAAACCAAAAACCAACATCAGTCGGTAAAGATGGCTTTAACTTTGACCTAAGTTATAATAAACCAAATTATAACGAACCCAGTTATAAATTCAATGAGGGTCATTCTGACGCCCATTTCTACAATCAATTTCCACCCTCAGTCGAGGAACCTCAAAGCGGTTATGGCCACTATTATGGCAATAACTATGGTCGACAACAAGTAGCGGATGGTTATCATCCAATGGAACAGCGTCCTGTTGtcacaaaaacaatacaaattgcTCAACCCGCAATTAAAGCCAAGAAGTATGAGGTCCGTCATCCCGCTATACAAAAAGAGTTTTACGATATTGAAGAACGAGTTGTCATTAAACCTGCTGGCACTGTAGTAGTAGAATTAGAGAGACCGTCGGCCAAAATCCTAAAGGAAGAGACAACGTTACCTCTGGGCCATCCACATCCAGCAGTGGCCTCAGCGTACATGCCCAGCAGAAATACCCAATCATTCAGCAATATTATTTACAGCAACTCTGGATCCTCATCAGCAAATCATCCAAATAACCAATACATTCCCCATCAGACTTACAACAACAACGATCGTCATTCACCCAGTGCATCTTCACCCACCTACGATCAAAGCTCGAAAGAAGTAATTGCAGAATCTAACCAAAATAAACCATACAGTGGAGGAAATCATTTCTCTGCTGCAGCAACAACCGATGCACCCAAACCTCAAAATAGAGAAATTGTAGTAGTAACCGACGGTAATGGAAATCAACGTCAAATTTCACGCGATGAAACTGACAATGCTCCATCAAGACCCGTATACAACCACAGAAATTCCTACGCATATGAGGATAATGCACGCAGCAACCATTCTCCCCAACGATCTGGTATCAGGGATGGTTTCACTTTTGATGCTGAATATATCAATAACTCTGGTAATACTAATGTGCGTAAAGAAAACAAACCAGCACGATTACAAGAGGCATCCTCAAGAGTGACTGAACAAACGCAACAAATGCAACCCATAATAAAACATGAACATAAAATAGTATTGTCACCTAGTCAACATAATATTTACTTAAGTCGTAATGTAGAAGTGcccaaaatgaaatttattgaagaaACGGCTCAAGTTCAAGAAATAAAACCCTTCTTGCTAAATCATCAAGGGCCTGTTGTGGTCTATGCTTCGAATAAGCAAGCACCAGAAGTAAAATACGTTCAAAGATCGGAGTATCAGCCTCAAACTAGAGTAGCATCGCAAGTTGTACAACATCGTAATTTACCACAAAGAAGTCAATCGGATGGTGCTGAGAATCGTGTACAATACAGTGCTCCACATGCTCAGTTGCGATCCCATTCAGATGGAGAACAATATGCAAATCAAAAGGAGCACACTCAGAGAAAATCTGAGAAGTTGATAGTTGAAGAGAAATCTGAGAAagatctaaagaaaaaatcaatgGAAAATACTATGGAAAAGGAAGCTCCTCAGGcacatatagaaataaaaattcccAATCAATCATCACATGTTGCCGATAAAGCTATAGTTGTTAATTCCAAAATAAGGTCCATGATGATGGACGACGATAGTGACCAAACTCACCATTccaaattggaaatttctgttGCAAATAAAGGGGAacctaaacaacaacaaacatcgAATGACAAACTGGAAAATAGCGAACAAATAGATACTGACGAGAACAAAAACGACAGCGATATCGATAGCGAACAATTggctaattttaaaacaaaacctgACTGTGATCAATCATCCATATCAGCGGAAAGTGGAAATTACGAAGTAGCACCTGAATACAAGAATTATGGCCAACAGAAATTCATGCGTATTGTCGAAGGATCAAGTGCTGTTTCTAACGACGCCACGTCATCTGCTGAATCCTCAGCTGCTCAAACAAACATTCAACATCGTAATCTAGATGCCAATGTAAAAAGTGCTACTGGCCATGCAAGCTCATCTGGTTCCCGTGTTATTGCAGCAACATCTGCTCCCAAGGAATCCATTCCAAGTGAAAGTTTCAACAAAAGACGCATTGTGGTTAATCACCCCTTCCAGACTGTACGCGAAGTCGTCGAACATGAACCCTACACCAAATACCACGAAGTGCAAGTAAATGAACCGGCTTCCCCTGTTCACTACCACTCTGCCAACTATTTCCAATCGCATGGTGCTTTGCGTCAATCTGATAACGGCCGTTCAacgtattattattaaataaaagtcggAATAACATCGACTGGCAGATTACTTTCAAATTGCTTGTTTAATTAAAGTACTTCACAATCAATACATTTAATATGTTTACTTGTTCTCTAACGGAATAtctgaacaaaaaatattttttttaatatagttatgttaagttttttaagtcttaaatagttttaagaaaacGCAATAATATGAAAtgcatataaaatattaaattatcgTGTTTTAATTGTTACCAATTGTTTAATCGttccaaaataatattgaaattttgattatATATTATTCAGTAATTATATTAAAAGGGGATAAAtggcaaataaaaataacatcagcggtattcactgttaagtgcgaatggtcttgcatcattgcaaatgcaaaattttaatgtaatccaataacaaaatacacacaaaaacatttacaattttgcatttgcaatgatgcaataccattcgcacttaatactgaactccgctatAATGTAGTTGGCCATGACGAAAAGAGTTGGGCTCCTTTTACATTTCATCCAGAAAAAGTTCGTTTTTTGTTTGTACAGTTTTTCGTATATTTGACTGAACTAAGTGGTTGAGCGATTGCTATGTGAATGTTTTGATCTACTTTACACAATTGAACTGTTCTGTACTGGCCAGGAATAAGGaatgaaaattaacaaacaGAAACATCTGTTGTGATGTTGGGGGTTACCAGATGTTGGCGGCGATGGTATAATCGCGTATGCCGGGCTGTGGCTCGCCGGATGGGGTGGTTCTTGCCAACACCGGTAACATTGTTCTGgcgtacaaaaaaatatataccagCTTGAGGTGAGTtgataaaaacgaaaatttaggAACCCGAAGTGAGTGATGAACGCAAAATAGAAGAAACACAaactcaaacaaacaaattttctgtCAAAACTAATCATCTTGTCGGCTGATGGACTGCCGACATATTGTTCCCACCCACAGGACCCTACTGTCCTTTCCATGGCAACTTAATGGGTTCAGTAGTTGCCCCTAACTAACCCTACACACACACCACTAGATTATATTACCCCAATCACTTaccttttattatttatttttccatttttataatttaaaaattttcatttagattttatgttcgttataaaaattcatttttatttaaaattttaataaaaatattgtaattttaatttaaacatattacAAAATGAGGATAGTAAGAAAAATTAATGTAACATTCAATAAAAAGTGCATTTAGGtgagtttaaaaattattaacattttaatatttacaattttctttaacagcTTTTAAACAGATAAGTACTTTATTACaggtaagttttatttattttgttctgtacgtataaaataacatatttacttatacacattttctttcttttctttcaggtaatttatatttgttttatttttagatctaactaattttgtttttaccTTTATTGCCCAATTTGTGGCTTAAATTAATTAAAGGACCCTACTAAAATGAGCTCATCTTTTTATTGTCCCTACGTTTTTCCTTCACCCTCATTTAAGGAATTAACTACATaggtaatttcaaaaaagttaaatctaacttttacccaaaaaaattatagaaatttatatgtatgatattaatatatgtatacgtatatttttgttttacagaTACCTGATGCTATTGTTTTATGATGCTATGCTGATGATGTGCTGAATTTGGTGTGTGCCGTGCCCCTGGCGGATGAAGATGGCGAAACTGACAACACTAATGATGATAGCGGACGACGGATGAAAAGGATGAcaaactgatga
This genomic window contains:
- the LOC135955542 gene encoding uncharacterized protein LOC135955542, which encodes MKFLIFVILLTAATAFASTHVNVSFTQHHSSSGSKLSESRNDQVQLKASDSFEQFNNDDQNGRFARIQEDRKESIDFKNNQKVESDANFVGSNSQNHQRSFYTSNHGVHQNQDQFENISPQDKQNMEFERYIQNYHSGPTVETVYESAKPEMQHSLTASADHEGSQRVSKFERLVAPPTKADSVQSPSDEIKPSTASLNLPSSSASSSLSPSVPSVAVSSTNGKSFNVNLNQKPTSVGKDGFNFDLSYNKPNYNEPSYKFNEGHSDAHFYNQFPPSVEEPQSGYGHYYGNNYGRQQVADGYHPMEQRPVVTKTIQIAQPAIKAKKYEVRHPAIQKEFYDIEERVVIKPAGTVVVELERPSAKILKEETTLPLGHPHPAVASAYMPSRNTQSFSNIIYSNSGSSSANHPNNQYIPHQTYNNNDRHSPSASSPTYDQSSKEVIAESNQNKPYSGGNHFSAAATTDAPKPQNREIVVVTDGNGNQRQISRDETDNAPSRPVYNHRNSYAYEDNARSNHSPQRSGIRDGFTFDAEYINNSGNTNVRKENKPARLQEASSRVTEQTQQMQPIIKHEHKIVLSPSQHNIYLSRNVEVPKMKFIEETAQVQEIKPFLLNHQGPVVVYASNKQAPEVKYVQRSEYQPQTRVASQVVQHRNLPQRSQSDGAENRVQYSAPHAQLRSHSDGEQYANQKEHTQRKSEKLIVEEKSEKDLKKKSMENTMEKEAPQAHIEIKIPNQSSHVADKAIVVNSKIRSMMMDDDSDQTHHSKLEISVANKGEPKQQQTSNDKLENSEQIDTDENKNDSDIDSEQLANFKTKPDCDQSSISAESGNYEVAPEYKNYGQQKFMRIVEGSSAVSNDATSSAESSAAQTNIQHRNLDANVKSATGHASSSGSRVIAATSAPKESIPSESFNKRRIVVNHPFQTVREVVEHEPYTKYHEVQVNEPASPVHYHSANYFQSHGALRQSDNGRSTYYY